The following coding sequences lie in one Delphinus delphis chromosome 9, mDelDel1.2, whole genome shotgun sequence genomic window:
- the LOC132430539 gene encoding LOW QUALITY PROTEIN: aldo-keto reductase family 1 member B10-like (The sequence of the model RefSeq protein was modified relative to this genomic sequence to represent the inferred CDS: deleted 1 base in 1 codon; substituted 1 base at 1 genomic stop codon), with protein sequence MTDVWRGVSAVIAGSPQPNEAEHKTTNLLTHDHFALTVATLVELSTKANLGLGTWKSTPGKVREAVKVATDIGCRHLDCAYAYENEHEVGEAIQEKIXEKVVKQEAMEELVDKGLVKNIGISNFNHFQIERLLNKPRLKYKPVLTSDCSPLQIECHLYLRQEKLIQYCQSKGITVMAYSPLGSPDRPGRVQPPSTGSTFAKLLTLQSPWDSSLLEDPKIKEIAAKHKKSTAQVLVRFHIRRNVVVIPKSVMPARIAENFQVRFQLVGPGFLSGGGDGRDSLTRPLMLSLSFLWAFPPSQHLAISQARELTSELR encoded by the exons ATGACGGATGTGTGGAGGGGGGTCTCGGCCGTCATCGCTGGCAGCCCGCAGCCAAATGAAGCTGAACAT AAGACAACGAATCTGCTCACTCACGACCATTTTGCACTCACCGTGGCCACCCTTGTGGAGCTCAGTACTAAGGCCAACTTGGGCCTGGGCACCTGGAAG tcTACCCCAGGCAAAGTCAGAGAGGCTGTGAAAGTGGCCACTGACATAGGATGTCGCCACTTGGACTGTGCTTATGCCTACGAGAATGAGCATGAGGTG GGGGAAGCCATCCAAGAGAAGATCTGAGAGAAGGTTGTGAAGCAGGAG gccatggaggaaTTGGTGGACAAGGGGCTGGTGAAAAACATTGGGATCTCCAACTTCAACCACTTCCAGATCGAAAGGCTCTTGAACAAACCCAGACTGAAATACAAACCAGTGCTTACCAG TGATTGTTCCCCTTTACAGATTGAGTGTCACCTATACCTCAGGCAGGAGAAACTGATCCAGTACTGCCAGTCTAAGGGCATCACTGTCATGGCTTACAGCCCTCTGGGCTCTCCAGATAGACCTGGGCGAG TTCAGCCACCCAGCACTGGATCAACCTTTGCAAAATTACTGACACTTCAAAGCCCATGG GACTCGTCCCTACTGGAGGATCCCAAGATTAAGGAGATTGCTGCAAAGCACAAAAAATCCACAGCCCA GGTTCTGGTCCGGTTCCATATCCGGAGGAACGTGGTCGTAATTCCCAAGTCTGTGATGCCAGCACGCATCGCTGAGAACTTTCAGGTAAGGTTCCAGCTGGTTGGCCCTGGTTTTCTCAGTGGAGGAGGCGACGGGAGAGATTCCCTCACCAGGCCTCTCATGCTGTCCCTGAGTTTTCTGTGGGCTTTTCCCCCTTCCCAGCACCTTGCAATCTCTCAGGCCAGGGAGCTGACCTCAGAGCTGAGATGA